In Melitaea cinxia chromosome 29, ilMelCinx1.1, whole genome shotgun sequence, the genomic stretch gtttaataataaaaggcCATCCTCCCGTAACGATGGTCGCTGTAACGTATCCGAAATGTCGGgtatgtaaaaaacctaataaaccgcgataaatttgaaaaagttgCTTCATTATgataagtgaaattcgcgtaaaaatttgaaaataaagacCATGTTTAGGTTCAAATGTTTAAGTAGGCACAGGGAAAGACgcctttatttaatttaaataaataaatctatatagcATGTGCACCGATCATTTAGCGGTCGAACTAAGAATGCCTCTCACAACGTGATGCTCTCCCTTTTCAAGTTTTTGGTGGATAGCTTTAGCCAACCAAAATCCCAATAAGGGACTTGATTTATATCACTCATAACAGGGGGCACAGAAATGAGTTGCCGTATGTAGGGATTTGTTATTGTAGGAACAAGGTATaattttcgcaaaaaactcaagtggctcccaattcgccttcgcaggaatactcacattctcAGGCTATTATACTGCATTATGTTGAATCCGGCAACTCCATCTTACCTAAAAGAGCGGTTTAAATATCTAAATGATTTACATGAACGTAGTTTACGGTCGAACAACAAtctacttcttgaaattccttctcattCCTCTACTTTTTACACCAAATCCTTCACCGTACAAGTTgctcgactttggaattctttgCCCGTGTCGATTAGACGTTCTCAATCTCTTCCTATTTTTAAGGAATCCGTTAAACTACACTTTCTTAAAATGGATGGGATTTAATCCTTTGCTTTAGGTTTCCAGTCTTATGATTATCTTCTTTTGTCACTATTAATcttgtttaaaaacttcttagttATCTAGTATGAacttttgtgtgtatgtgtgtgtatgtgtgtgtgtctgtgtgtatgtgtgtgtttgtatgtatgtaaacaaactacctatgtaagtatgtatgtctatttattgagttgcttcctatttttttttatcaaattatactctacacctacaccgtcaatatatcatctcctttgccctaaggttgcctggaagagattgctcttaagcaataaggccgccttttgtacatattattattttatattattttgtacatttaacTTGTTTggcgtacaataaagtgttaaataaataaataaaaaagaaataatatgtcTAGTGAGACTCTCAGAAGTTCACTAAACCAAATGAATAGATAAGATAATAATGTTCCGTTATTCGTTAAGGCAAACAGTTCCACAATTTAATGTCCTGATATACTTATCAGGACTACTATTGATATTACTATTGGATGATATTGGGTTTTATGTACTGGTAGCTATTGCATAAGTCTTCAGGATTATTtgatttcctgctgtgccctacgtcagttgccttattttattatttttattatttatttacattttcgcacaccaatacaaggttttaacaggcTGGTTTTAACAAGGTATTAACAAatggtatataaaaatagaatttgcatcagttgcaacaggcggccttatcgctaatacagcgatctcttccagacttcTCTTCTTTGGCCTATTTTAttgagtttctctcgattttcATTCACATATATAATAGATAGAATAAAGGAATGCCGACATACTTTTAGTtccttttcaaattttaaaaggaTGTTAAAATAGACAAACAATTGTACATAAAACTAGAATTTTCAACAATTTAAGCGTTTTTCTTAGCACTGCAGAAAATGACATATCAGTAATGATAGGATActcttataattgtgtttgctcgcaaacgaaaaaaaccgacttcaattacatcgacaagtaatacaagataagtagacgaaaaaaattaacaaacgcactagtcgtcactgcgatttttgggggtttccctcgatttaacTGGGATTCTattatcagatcttggtttcgttatcatggtaccacacttggtatattttctttccaacaaaaaaaaaatattaaaatcggttcataaatgacgaagttatctccgtacatacattaaaaaaatatatatacaagaaaatttacaggtaataaaaaaaaatacgttctatcatcttgatcattttatttttgaattgcCAGTGTTAAAGTTTATATTCAGTAACGGTAAGCGCCGCAACCGCAACCGCAGCTGCCAGCGATGGTCACAGCTCCGGCGGCGGGAACGATGCCTTCGAATCCTACAGCACCGAGGATCGGCACCTGACCAGCGACCAGGGTGGTACCAGCAACGCCCATCTCACCAGCTACAGCCACATCACCGACTCCGGAGCCTCCGTAGGCAGCTTCCCCGATGAAACCGTCTCTCAAACCGAAACCATAGGGTCCAGCAATACCGTCTCCCAATCCGAAGCCATAGGGTCCAGCGATACCGTCTCTCAAACCCAAGCCATAGGGTCCAGCAATGCCATCTCTCAAACCGTAGCCGTAGGGTCCAGCTAACCCGGCATCCCAGCCAAGAGCACCATTGCACTGACTGTATATATTCTACAACAAAAACAAGCCTTTAGAtggaaatcataaaaaaaaatgcaagcacttgaaaatataaagaaatatttctcATCTTACCTGGACCAAGCAAGCCTGGACGCAGAGAAGGACGAAAGCGAAGGTAGACATATCGGTGTGTGTATGTTCGACGAGAAAGTCAGACAGTATGCGTGAAATAGGAAACCTGTGGCTTTTATactgttacagttttattttgtacaacGATATGGCGCAATTGAACGTGAGAATCTTAAACTATGATTATTTACTGGCATACATTTGTTTCTGTGTAGTTTTGCCGTGTTTCTAAACAAAATGTGTCATACTTTTGACAGCTATTGTGCGTCCCGTCCGCGTTCTGCATATGCATTCTTATGACATACTAGCTttgcccgtgacttcgttcaCAAATGTCATCTTTcttaaaaagttgtaaaaataaagtatgaaCGCCATCTTAACATGAACCGTACGTATAcagtgtatacatatatttttgagtatacatatattttgactTTCATCTGCTCTTCCAAAACACCGGATAtgattttgttgtaaatatatttaaatacagtccttacaaaaaaacattaaaataacttcCATGTACAGAAAAAACCTGTTAcagttttatgaaattattgagTTTAACGTCGCCGCATTTTGGTCTCCAGAAACATTGCTAAGAACTATCGCTGTAGCAAAATATATCCTTCTACCTACTTAAAGTCTTAATTCAGTTTGACCACTACTGCAGTCAATATGATGCAGCTAACGGCCTGCCTGATGATAAGCAGATACCGTATCCTGCTGACGTCTACACAACACATTCCCCAAAGATCTGACTCTCTATCTGATTCACCGCAGGAATACAAAACCGtttgagagcaatattatttagctatgatggtcttattgcaaatattttaagGATAAGTCGTTTACAGTTGAAATAAATGCACTCTAGAcagataattatgtaatgtgCGTTTAAGTTACATGAAATATTTCTGAAGCAACTGTTAATCAGTAAGAAACAATTGGTTGTGAATTAATCGTACTGAAATTCATTGAATAATTTAGCACACGAATAATGAAGTGTAACGATTGAATTGTCACGTTTTCTTTCGCAATTTATGATGAAGTTAATTTTTCCTCACTCGACTCTGATAAAGTTCTTATGTATAAATAGTAGATCCTTTTCGTTTTCAACTATTGTACAAGTTTGTGCTTAAACAGTAAACATGTTCAAGGCTGTAGTTTCCGTCTGCGCTCTGGCGCTCATGATCCAGGTAAAGAAATTACTAAAAgcttatgtattataatattaaaactttatatattttgtaatggttaaaaatgttttaagccGTAACATTTTCTTTTCAGTCCGGCGCTGGTGCGTGCCTGGGAGCTGGATTAGCTGCGCCTTACGGTCTGGCCGGTTCTTACGGAGCATTCGGAGCTAGGGGTGGGCTTGGTTTATACGGAGCTAACGATGGTTTTGGTGCTTGCGGTGCTTACGGCGCCATTGACGGTTTCGGTGCTTACGGTGCTTTTGAAGGAACTGGCCCTTACGGAGCGTACGGACCTCGTGCCTTAGCTGCTTCCAATGGCGAAGGTCTGGCTGTATCAAGCGCTTCCGCTTACCCAGCCGGAGTATCCGTTTTATCCGAAAACGCCATTGAAGGACCTCTTGCAGTCACCGGCGCTCTGCCGTTCTTGGGAACCGTGGCTCTAGAAGGAGCTCTGCCAACTGCCGGTTCTGGTGCTGTAAACTACGGCTGCGGCAATGGAGCCGTCGCCATATTGGCTGAGGACCTCGCCCCCGCTGGCATCTCTGGCCCACGCGGCTACGGCATTGGTGCCTGGGGTGCCGAGGGTTTGGGCTACGGTTCTTACGGCTATGGAATAAATGGCCTTGCTGGACCCTTCCGTTCCGGATGTGGATGTGGTGCTGCTAACTAAAAACTGGCTCTGGATTCATAAAAACCATGATTGTATATGTTTGAAAACAATATGACGACatccttttaaaattagtttacgtCTTGGAAATTTCAACagatacgaataaataaaatccaaATTACATTTATGAGTgtgttttaaatttctatttatatttgatgTATCAAGAATACTccaaaatatgataaattactatccagtgaaactatttttggttaaaCTCAGTAGGTCACGTGATTAATATATTTGCTAATTGGCCATCTTTCAGAAATAGTTATAATGATGAATTTTGCAAATTTCACATTAAAAACCTAACACATCTATACTCGTATATGGGGCCCaaatatatattgtacatatttatactaaataCATGTGTCGACGACAGCTTTATCCTTACCAACGTCCTAAGTCATGTGGGCGAACAGTggaataatctatacaaataaataaaattgaaatttctgtttgtaaaagtaaaataaggaTGATAAAAAATaggatgtattttttaaccgacttcaaaaaaaggaggaggttactcaattcgatcgtatatatatatatattttatgtatgttcggagataacttcttcgtttatgaaccgattttgataattctttttttgttggaaaggagatatccatagtttagtaccataataaggaaaccaggatctgatgatgggatcccagagaaatcgagggaaactttcaaaaataacTACTTAAAAGACTTacggaaactttcaaaaatagaTAATTCCGGGCGGCCTCGTAACATACTTGTGTGTCTATCTTCTACTTCTCAACGAGATGAAATTTTGTCTGCATTTTATCGCTTTAACAAGGCTCATCGTAATGATAGACTAGGATCAACACATTTGGACATCAATGGAGAACATCAGAAAATATTTGTGAGCGAACATCTTTCACcaactttaaaaatgttatactcTGAATCTCGTAAATTAACAAAATCTCATAATTATAAGTATGTATGGGTACGCTTTGGAAAGATTTTCGCTAGACGTGACGATGATAGTCCTGCCATCTGGATAAAgaatcatgaaattttaaataagcttCAAAAGCCTTAAAAATTCAAcctcttatttttctttttctatcaGGATGTTTCATTTCAGTTGTACTAGTTTGCGTTTTTATTATGGAAATTTTTTATCAGAATGTTAATAGGATTAGaactaaaattaatgaaatatattctaATGTTTTGAACAATGACTATGATGTAATTTGCTTAACTGAGACCAATCTCAATAATTCCGTATATGATAATGAAATACTCGATACACGCTACAATATTTTTCGCAGAGATCGTTGTACAACATGTATAGGAAAGGGCGATGGGGGTGGTGTGCTCTTGGGTATTAAGAGAGAGCATAATGTTATTAGGCGTTATTCTTGGGATAGTATGGTTGAAGATTTATGGATAACTGTATTGCCGAACAATGACTCTCATAAATCAattcatatttgtatttgttactTACCACCGGATATCTCTATTGATCTACTTGAGCTATTTTATAACTCgtgtactaaaattataatggaTGCAAAATCAATTGACGAGTTTGTTTTAATTGGTGATTTTAACACACCACATATTAAATGGATGAAAAATGGGGACGCCTTGGATTATTCTGCGGTATCTCCTCAAGATAATAAAGCTAACTATTTGATTGAGTTTGTGAATGTGTGTGACTTGGTGCAGTTCAATGGTATTCCTAATCGCATCAATCGGTACCTCGATCTCATTTTATTCTCAATTGAATGTTCCACGTGTGAGGCTGAACCATTGTGTTCACCAGACTCCCATCATACACCGACTTCTCTAAAGCTTTTGATCGAGTCAATCATTCCATTTTAACACATAAGTTGGCACGATATGGTGTTCATGGTAATCTTTTAAGATGGGTGGAATCTTATTTAAGCAGAAGAACTCAGTTGGTTGCTCTAAAAGGTGAACTTTCATCTGTCTTTACGGTACCATCCGGCGTTCCTCAAGGGTCACATTTAGGcccattgttttttaatatttttgtgaatgATCTTACGTTGTGCTTAAAAAGTCCCTGTCTTTTGTATGCcgatgatttaaaaatttatcagaCCATTACTTGCATCAACGATGCCATGAAGCTCCAAGGAGATTTAGATACCATGGCAAGATGGTGCGAAGTGAATGAGATGGACCTTAATGTTAACAAATgctttgttgtttcttttacaaaaaagaaattccctattaattttaattattccataaaaaattacaatttatccCGTAAAACTGAAATCAAAGACTTAGGTGTTATTTTTGACAAAGAATTAAGTTTTCGTACGCATTATGACTTTATTAACCAAAAAGCTTCAAGTTTACTTGGATTTATTCTAAGAGTGTCTAAACCTTTTAAAAAGGCTTCATCTTATTTAGCTTTGTATCATGCTCTCGTAAGAAGCATATTAGAGTACAACACTGTGATCTGGTCGCCTAATTACATCGTTCATGTTAACCGCATAGAAGGAATACAAAAGCGTTTTCTTAAATCGGTCTGTTTTCGTCTCGACCTGCATTGCGAGCTCCACACTTACGAAGAAAGAATGAAAAAGTTCCAAATGATATCTCTGGCTTGTCGTCGTAAATATTTAGATCTTATGacactttacaaaataattaattacttcattgACTCACCATACTTGCTGTCTCAACTTAACTTTAACATAAACTATCGTATTAGAAGGCCTAAGGTGTGCTCTCTTGATGTTTATCGTAATAACACCTCTTATTATAATCTTTTATCTCGTATGTGTCGCCAGTACAACCAGCTTGTCAGTACGTGTATCGATATAGACATCTATCACTGTTCTCTCGCTTCTTTCaaaaccaaaattttaataaatataacttgttAAGCAatcttagtttttaagtttaaatttatatatgtatattgcatTCCATCCACTTCTGTTCTGCTTAGTGTACTATGTTACTGTATGTCGTACACATTAAGGGTTTCAACCTagatattatgttatgtatgaaCTATTTCTATATCTTTTAATGGCTGTAACCTGTTCTgtacgtaattaaataaataaataaaaatcgtaagggtgactagtaaatttaatcatgttttcattaagtactataaagcactactatttaacaaaggtctggagtcgatctgatgatggagaagaaagatagtcgagggaactcttcaataatttatagcaattacctgctttttgaacttaattcgtttctattgatgagaactttgcacctgtatgagttataagtgccattacagtctgatgatggagacaaaatatagtcgagggaactctttaacgatttatagcaattatagttcgcgtcatgtaaaaagaacgctggccttgaagctgcgcagaagcgatttatcggtctatttggtggtacggggtagggggacgggagtgtttatcactgtcgcatgcttaccggtgtgctattggttgacagcggttgacagttcgacgtcgactcaaattattatcgcgcacaaaagttttaaattacaaaattctccatttactatttatttcactaaaaaacaattatcaatttatcattttaaacacataaaaactattaagatacgaatatcgagagtacagataattattatttttgaatacgacatttcaataaataaaaaatttgttattgcttttgtttaaaaaaaaaattgtgattttgtaaagtgataattattatacttatttagtccgaattattcgcacttgtatttctagtat encodes the following:
- the LOC123667970 gene encoding chorion class A protein Ld2/Ld41-like, with translation MSTFAFVLLCVQACLVQNIYSQCNGALGWDAGLAGPYGYGLRDGIAGPYGLGLRDGIAGPYGFGLGDGIAGPYGFGLRDGFIGEAAYGGSGVGDVAVAGEMGVAGTTLVAGQVPILGAVGFEGIVPAAGAVTIAGSCGCGCGAYRY
- the LOC123667996 gene encoding chorion class B protein PC10-like codes for the protein MFKAVVSVCALALMIQSGAGACLGAGLAAPYGLAGSYGAFGARGGLGLYGANDGFGACGAYGAIDGFGAYGAFEGTGPYGAYGPRALAASNGEGLAVSSASAYPAGVSVLSENAIEGPLAVTGALPFLGTVALEGALPTAGSGAVNYGCGNGAVAILAEDLAPAGISGPRGYGIGAWGAEGLGYGSYGYGINGLAGPFRSGCGCGAAN